A segment of the Elaeis guineensis isolate ETL-2024a chromosome 6, EG11, whole genome shotgun sequence genome:
ATTTTGTAGTTCTAGTTTGAAAGAAGGTAAGATGCTTTTAAACAGCCAGAAACAAACTTCCAAATGAAAAGGCGAAACAAACTTCCAAATGAAAAGGCGAAACAAATTTTATTTTCGAGAAATTCACCAAGGATATCATACAACTCATTGTGGAAGTAATACAAGCTGCATTTCCAGTCATGCTGCACCCTGACCATAACAGCTACTCTAAAGGCTTCTTGATATGATTCTGTGATGTAAACCGATTCCATGTAACAGGTTCTACATACTTCTAAAATATCTTCTAATGGTTCTAACTGTAAAATCTAATTATTGATCAATGACTGGACAAAGAAGAAGTTACCTTTAGATTTTTGTCCCAGCTTCCCGTGCACAAGGCACTCCCATCAGCTGACAAACCTAGGCAGCTTATGCGGCCCTCATGAGAGTTTTGTAGAGCTCCCAAATTCAGGACTACCTGAGAAAAAGACATACATAAGTCAAAAACCCATTTTCGTAAAATTAGCAAAAAGATTAACACAAACCACACACTGAGAAGAAGGGTGAGGAATGAATAACACATGGTTTCACTAACTTTAGAGATTGGACTCCAGGGTTGAACTTCTGATTAAAACTCCAAAATTAAAATACCCAGGTTCCCCTAAAACCAATTCAAACCAGGGTCAGTTTCGGAGTTTGCCTAAACTAATTTTTAGGGTCAAAGTCACTGTTTATATGGGTTATTTATGCTGATTTTTTCCCCCATTTCTTCATTTCTTTAACTGTTAGGaagcatttttttaaaaaaataaacttccATGTTGCAAGTTCTAAAAATATCTTAAAGTTACATTTtacaaatatttcaaatgaatagaTTGTGATGAAGCAGTAACACATATTACAAGTTTAAGTATGATTATATCtttcttttctatcaaaaaacAATGGGCATTACTGAAAAAAATATATCCAATGCTCCTAAACGATAAAATGTAGTTTAAGTTGATGTCCAGacttttttcttgatttctttaGTGTTTTTGATTTtccctgataccaattgttgtttggatttctttaaaattttcaataTGAACCATCCAAGCCAAAGCCTAAACAACTGTAATCAAAACTTAATCTTGCCAAAACCAAAATTAAAACCAAAGTTTAACCTTGGCATAGACAACAACCTAATGTGTTGACAATTCAATGCTAAAGGAAATTAATTTGTTAAGCAAAGTTATTTTCCAGTGCTGGACTAACATCAAAATATATTTGggaataaaatttttctttcacatgAAACTAGTAGCAATGCTACTGAAGTTCCAACTGAGCTACTTGTGCAAGTTTCTTTGCATTTCACTTCTTTAGGCTATACGGACCACATCTCCATATATACCATGCTGTATAGCATGAAATGCAAAACATGGAATCTCTTGTTTAAAGTTTGATTCATTAACAAATCAAAGCCACAGCCTAAAACTGCTATGGAACGTTACAATGGCTATGAAAGACCACAATGAAACTAAACATACAAGAACTTTCAAAGTTAAATACTAAGCTTATACTATAGTAATTTATGAAAACTTAATACCAAATAATATTATTACAAATCAGAACTGCAATAACAATATTACAAATGTGAGATAATATCCAGTACCAACAATAGGCTGCTATGACTGCTACTATATGGATTACAATGCATATATAGTGTTCATTACTTTTATACCAGCATATCCATTTATAATGATGGAGTCCTGGGGTGGGGTTTCCTTTTTATTTCGCGGCGGGGCGGGGGGGCGGGGGGGTGTCAAACATTATAATTCTTGTTTAATAACATTATTGTATCTGTGATTCAAATTAGCCAATGAATAATTTAGAAATAGCACTCATAATTGACAGAAGTTGTACGTGACTTATGGTATAGGCAGATAAGAAGAGATACATAAAACACATCTTTTGAACATAAGatttactaaaaaataataagGAAGAAGCATTTCACATGAAGGAAACGAGAAAAACATGACAGCTTTGCCAACTTCCCTGCATCGGAACACCTGCATCAAAAGACTTATCTCAAATCATGATATATCAAAAGACTTATCTCAAATCATGATATATCAACTTCACCTGATTACAGACATAGAAGAGCGACGATGTAACTCCAAATTCTCTCAAGACCAAGGGCCTTCTATTACAAAATATAGTGAGTACTATTCCCCCCTCTCAAACATCCCATCAAGCCATATTGGTAAATAAATTGTTGTCATTGATTATTAAATTCATCCAGAGGTTGCTATGCCTTCCTAAGCCTCATCAACGTGGAAGCAAGCTCATTAATTCTAACGACTAAACAAATCTCCATCAATGACCAAGACATAATGATCTTCTCTTTCCTCAAAATACTATGCTTTTCATGGACAATTGTCTGACAGATGTACCAATTACAGTTTCAGCGTTAGGCACCTTTTCTTTCTACCTCACTTCTAAGATTGCAGTCCTTGTCCCCACAATAATTTCAGCTGATGAAGCTTTAGATCTTCAATGGCCATAACCCATAAATTTACAATTGGATCTTCTTGGCAATAGACTTCTCAGATAATTAAACAATATAATCTTTGGATGCAAAAGAATAATGATCTAAGCTTTCGAGATGGCAACTATATCTCAGAAATAAAATGTAGCCTTCAATTTCACAAATACGATGATCCTAATCACTGTTATTTTACCGGGAAAACTAAAAATATGGAATCCTAATGTCTATTTGACATAAGCACTAAGGACACATTTGGTCCAGTGGCAAGAAATGTAGGTGCACTAGAAAACCTATTCTTACAAGCAACATGCATATCTTATCGATATTTTCCACAGCAAGATAAATGTGACTGATCTTTATCACGTCTAAAGATTACATGTGGCATCAACACAGAAATACCATAAGAAGGAGATTGGAGCCTGAGGAAATTACATGGAAAACTAGCCCATCTGAACCATTTCATTAGGGTCACTTAGCATGTCTCACTCATATACTGAAATAATGCATATAAATAACAGATACAATTTAAACATATATTATCCCtattttacttttgatgaaaGCAACAAGAAAATAGTATTTAATTGCGGATTAATTAACTTCGTCAAGACTATTTTCTAAAACAAACTATTGACTTCGTGTACGGTTTTCAATATAATTTTTCATTGAAGACAGTCTTTACTATTTAGAGTTACACATAAATTTGTTTTTTCCGAATCAAAAAGAAGTGCATACCTCAGCTACCAGTGTATCCCACACATAACAATTGCCATTGGAGTATCCAGCAAAGAGGAGTCTACCCGATATTGAGAAGGCAATGGATGTTACAGTGGGAACCTCATTATCATTATTGTCAAGCTGTTGACTATAAATTTGAAGTTGATGTCCTGTCCTCATATCAAATAACCGGCATGTGCCATCATCAGAGCCAGTCCCAAATCTTTGTCCATCAGGAAAGAACTTGACAGCATTAACATCCCCCTCATGACCATGATATGTTCGAACTGCTCGACTAGCAATTCGAGTATCCCACAGCCGAGCAGTAGCATCACATGATCCAGAGACAAAcatatttgaatttgaagagtTGATTGAGACACTGGAAGAAGAAAACCCAATTTTTTTCAGTAACATAAAAATCTTGAAGTACATAATCAAAATCGAGTTCCTTTTTTAATAACTCTAGCATCAAATGAAATGAATATGGAAAGATCATATGTAAGTTAGTGCTTGTAGAAGCATCATGCTGCAAAAGCATAATAGCCCATGCATTCATAAGTGTATCAATATGACATTAAAAAGAACAGTTCTGAATTTTGGGAATATTCTAAGAATATGCAGTCAATTTTTGTTTCCAAAATAGGTCAACCTCTTTATACTAATAACCAGTCACTCCACTACATCATGCTAAGAATTAACCATGGATtgcaccacccccccccccccccggggCTCTCGCCTCAAGTTAAATTATAGGAGTAGGGTTAACAAGATCAGACATCATGACATACCTTCATCATGCTTAATGTGAAAGAAGAGCTATAAATACCTGAAACTTTCTATCTTATCCAATCTTTCATAAACAGTAATATAAAAGCATCAATTTATGTTTCACCTGTCTGTCCAAATCCCATATTTACTCCCTCCCCCACTAAAATACAGAAGGCAGACTTATATTCTGTTGATTTTTTCCATTAACAACTCATACTAAGCTCAATAACAATAAACAAGATGATAGCCAACAGGACTTGGGTCCATGAGTTGGCAGCCTTCTCAGCACATGCAGTGGAAGAGATTCCATTTTCAAATTCAGATGGTGTCATTCCAACTATTGTtctcaaaaacaaaaaaagaaaaaaaaaaaaagtgacataACTGTTGTTGGAATGGATCCAGATGAAACTGAAGAAGAACAAAGAGATTCGAGAAgatagaaagaaaggaaaagcaCACAGACCTCACAAAAAGTTCCAATCAGTTTTCATTTTCCTCCAACTTTGTCGAATTGAATCATGGAGCGGGGCAGATCAAGGAATTCAAGGCACACACAAcaaatgtaaaaaatatttttcatcttttGCAATGGTGGAAATCTATTATGATATGGAAATTGTGTCAAAATTTACATGCTGCCAAATAAAGTTTAAGACTACCTAAACTTCTACCTGATTTCAGTCCATGAACATTAGGGCATGACTGATGTTTAAAGTTACAAGACAAATAATTGGTCATCATGCTTTAttgattcaatatatatatatatatatatatatatatatatatatatatatatatatatgaggtaAGGTTAATTTGATCTAATATACATCATCAAGTTTTTCTATTTAATGCTATGTTGAAATGAAATGTATGGCACGAACTATCGACCATCATGTTTATTGGTTCAAAAATTATTTACCATATAAAACAATATTTGATTTGACAATAATATAAAACATCAAgtcttttatttaataaatatgatcaatttttttagccTCTTAGAACCACAAAGTCATGTTAGAAGCTCCTTATGAGAGAGAATAATTGGTAATAGACTATGATACATcaatgtgttatcatataatttcatTTCCTGATACATGGTTTTTAGTATACCTAGTTATGCAAAcaacatataaataaaataatggaCCCCTATGTGCAATGCACATGCCAATATAGCAATACCTTTCAAGTAGttacataaaaaaatttgaacatGATATTGGATTCGGACATATCAATGTATTCACTAGTAATCTCAATAAACTGAGTTTAGGAGAATTTTGAGTTTGGCAGCATATGTTCATGTAATGCACAAAACCTCTGGTAAATGGCAGTATATACTAAAGAGCTTGATGTTAGCACTGAAATGTATTGCCTGACATTAGACAGGAGATTTAATAGATACATGCGATCAAAATAGACAACTATTAGATGGAAACATACATAGAATCATCTGTTTTGGATAAACAATGTAAATACTTTCCCTTTAGGCCAAGACCAGCACAAGTttgatcccaaaaaaaaaaaaaaaaacacttttcAGTGGATGatgtttctccaaaaaaaaaacaaagatcacaaaaaaattattaaccaaAAAGAGATCTATAGATTTTATCACAGTAGTTGACATCAAGTACAAAGCCAGTTATGTGAAATATCTTTTCAGGTAAAGAGAATAGGCATACAGCCAAGATGAAATTACATTATTTTCGAAAACAACAAAAATCTAAAGAAAGTTTGACTGCAGAATTTTGCTCTCAAGTGCAAGTAGATGAATGCATGATGGGATGTGTGCAACTACCTGAATACATCAGCTGTGTGTCCTGATGGAAATTCACCTCCAAAGACAGAAATCCTCTGACCAGTAGTAACATCCCACAAAACACATGTCTGATCACCTGAGCCGGTAATTAGTCGAGTTTCCTGATCTGGAACAAACTGACATGATGATACATAGCCCTTGTGCCCCGTAAGTACTCTTGATATTGGTATGTTCCCATCTCTATCAACTTGAGAATTGAGATTGAAAATAGAGCATGCGCTATCAAGACCACCACATGCAACAGACTGACCATTGGGGGCAAAGGCACATGTCATGACCCATGCACAATGAAGCTTTATGGCATGTGTTTTCTGGCTTGTTAAGGCATTCCATACAATTAATCTCCCATCTTGAGAAGCGCTAACTATCCGATTCCTTTCAGGAGTCCAATCCAATGAATAGACCTGACAAAGTTCTTAGAAAACAATATTCATCAGCTGATAATTAAATGGTTGAAGTTGAGACTTAACCTATGAATAACTAGACAAATAACTGGTATATACTATGTACAAATATGAATATACACACGCCCAAACACatctgcatgcatgcatacacgtGTACACATACACACAGACAAACATAGTCACATTGTTTCATGTTATCTCTAAATTAATCTCTTCCTGTTGGGGGCCTGCCATTGATCCCACTTCATGCTTCTTATTAATGCTTATTGCATCCCAAGAAATGTTCAAGGTTATGATTTAGAAAAATAAGGTTTGATCAAGCAGTTATGTTGACTTGACGTGAACCATAATACATCTTCCTATGAAGAAGCAACAGACCTGAGATATTGTTCACATATAATCTTTTTTTCTGAACTTAGTTTCACCCATCAAGCCTTTATCATGGGCCTCGAAATTTGTGATTTCTAATTTAAGTATTTAATAATGCAGCATTTCATCGCTTCCAATTACAACATATAACATATGGAAATTAAACAGTGTAACTTGGAACAACAATGAAAAGGAGAATAtccaaacattaaaaaaaaacttttagaaAATGTATTTACATGAGCTCTAACAACGATCTTGAAGTAAATCATCAGTGGTTGCTAATTTTGGATTCTATGCCTCATATGCGAAAAAGTTTTTAGGTCAACTTCATGTAGGGGACTCGTAAGGTTTCGGACATGTATATTAAGAATATATCTTTTCCTCTTCTTTCACATCACATCGACCTTCCCCAGTTCCGTAATTCAAGCATacacataaaaagagaaaaacgaCAAGAGCTTCACGGTTTCCAGCCTAAAAAGCTAAACACTTTCACTATTGATCCACAGTTCCAGGTAAccatgacaagatatttttcagataacaTACTGAACTGATCTGACTAAAGAACAAGAGAAACGACGGAATGAAATCACAAAAAAACCACCTTTATCGGAAAAAATATCAACGAACGATTCAATCTACCTTCCCCGTATGACCCTGCAAGGTCCTACAGCAAACCAGATCCGTGGAGCCAAAGCCAATTGCGGTTTTCCCATGGCTCTTAGCATATCCAGCaactaaaaagaaaaacaaaaaggaaaaaatcaaaccaaatttctatggagaaaaaaaaaagagggaaaaaagCCCAAGAACAAGGAGAGAATTCAACCATCGGTGTCGAGAAGCTCCTGCCTCCTCTGCTTCAACCGCTCTCGCAGAGCGTTGACGTTCGCCGTCGCGGCGATATGCCGCTCCTTCAGCTCAGCAACAGACATTTATAAACCCCAACCCCAAACACGCTACTTGAAAAGATCAGCGTTCTCCGGCCATGACCGGCCTCCGTAGATCTCGATCCGAGCCCTAATCCTCCATTCCTGCCCCGAGAACCCGTCTCGAAGCAGAACGGAGGGAGAAACCGATCTAGGGTTAGGGTTCGCAGTGGAGGGGGGCGAATCAGAGCGAAGACGAGTGGGGCGAGACCAGGGGACACGGGAGAAAGGATAGCGACAAGGGAAGGTGGgacgtggagagagagagagaagagagagagacgacCGGTGCGTGATGACGTCGGAGAGTGCTTAAAGCAAGCAGCGAAGGATTAGCGGGCTCGGCAGCGAGGCGAAAAAAATATCGTGTGCCCTGCGTGCACGGCCACGCTGGTGCACCCCACCAACCCCCGCAAACCGCTAGTGTGGGTCCAATCATCCCGCTCTCGTCTCAGTAATCGTTCCAGAGGTGGAGGAAGCGGGTCCCGATTATTACACGTGTTAGGAGCTGATTTGGGATAGAGTATTGCAGGTGGGCCCGTGGAATGGGGGTAGCTGCCAGAGCTAAACCGGACGTGGCGGGGTTCGTGgggcctccgtattgcatgcaccaggtgcaattggaccaCACAAATTCCACGGTGGATGACACGCCACGCTACCCTTGTATTTCACCGATTTCCAATTGTGCGCTCTCCACCGTGCACATGCTCTGAGATTTATCCTGGTTCacctgcacctggtgcatgcaatgatTCCTCGTTGGTGGGAGGGATCGCGGCTTGAACACGGGTTCAGACCGGGTCAAGTCTTCCGGTCCGCCGCCAACGGACCAGGCTCTGGTAGGTGAGGTGCTCTGGCACAATCCCACCCACTGCTTGGTTggtaaatcaaatgatttgaattAAAGGAGAAAAAATACATCCATGGTGAAGTCAACCTTTTAAGGCGGGAAAAACGTGTGCGACGAAATTGTGTATTTCACACACGTTGCTCACTCCCAGTGGGCAGTGGgagtttatatataattttatcggCTATACCCCGACCAAAATCTAGCCCGAAATTATTTTGGGCTACAGGCTTCTTATACTCAACAAATTTTTGGTTGATTTAGGTTTCAGCCCAGTCTAAACTTCATTGGACTAGCTCGAATTATCCATTTGGGCTAAAAGTAGGTCTGGCCTGAATCCAATTGAAATTTAATATTTCATATTGTTCCTTTACAATTGAATGGACTAGCTAAAAACTATGCTTCTCTTGTAACATAAGTAAATGATGCACGAGACATCATTCTCAGCAAAACTCATTTCAATTTGTCTTTTGCTTCCTCGCCATTCTCTCCAGATAATTATATATAGAAACAAATAGTCTGAGCTTAAATTCAGCCTTAAATTCGAGCTCCATTTCATATCTTGTTCGGGAGGCTCGGGCCGAGCTCGGACTAGATCAATGATATATCcaagttttattttaaaaataaatagactctatatttaaattcaaattcattTTAAACTCTTTCAGACCTAGCGAATGGCTCAACTTGAAGTCACCCCAACTCGAGCTCATTTTCAACTCTAACAATGGCCATTAAGCTCTACATGCCGTATGTCAAAAATGAAAGCTAAAATAATGAGATAGCCCATTTAAATTtgcctattatatatatattagtcatctcatctccaaaaaaaatcttGAGATAGTTTTCAAATTATATTCTATTATCCAGttaaccatttttttttttttattcttttggtAAAATGACCTGTCCTCCCATCTCATAACACCATTGATGAACATATGCGGGGCATATTCGATTGGGGTTTGGAGAGGGAGGGATGCCCTGATGCTGCACGTCACCGCTCCTGCTATCTGGTCACTGTCCTAACCGGTCGGCAACCCTCCTCTTATCCTCCGATCTCGATGAAGCCTCCTAGTCTAGTATGAAATCGGACATAAAAAAAACTAGCAGCAttccaaaatagaaaaaaaaaaaaaccaacaccattccaaaattaaaaaatatatatattttttgaaattacGATTTTATCTTAAAAATTGAAAACACATATTCAACGTACTGTTttagttttaaatttaaaattaaaattaaaattaaaatattttatttatgtcATTTAAAATTTCATGTTGAACATACGGTTCCGAGCAGGAACCACATATTCAACATGAGGTTCGTCACATCCCCGCCAGATCATTCAAACAactgtatttaaaaaaaataagttgaaaACAAATAGAATgggaaataaatattaaaaaataatatttaaagaaaaaaccCCGCAAGTGTGGATGGGGAATATGGATAATAGCTTGGAGTGGTGGTCCAACTTGAAGATGTACGTCTTCTTACAGAAAGCGGCAACAGCGACAGTTTTGGAGAGGGAGGAGATGGCAGGAAGAGACTATTTGAGATGATGGGTTCGAGGGAACAGGGAGTAGTAAGAGTAGCATGGAGGGAATGATATACTGTTAAATATAGAGTGGAACCAATGGTCAATAGTTCCGGATGAATGGTGGAATAAAGGGGCCATGGGATTTGATGTGAGTGCCAGCGTCGGAGCAAAAGGCAACGTCAAGGCGGAGGCAAAGGGGATGGAGACAAGGTTAGCAGGCGACGTTATGGAAAGCTGAGGTTGATCCACGAGGATAACCAAATTTGATATGGACCAACTTCAATCATTATGAAAAGTACTAAATAGGTTCCATAAACAccgaaaaatttaatcaaatattaaatttttgaaagCCATAACCTTGCTGTATGGCAtcgaattaaaataaattttttttaaatttaatttttaaactcTATGATGTGGCGTTATCGTTAGAACAAGGCTTAAAGTATTATTGATATGATTTAAAAGACTAAATAAAAGTAACAAAACtatattatagaaaaattataaaatacttataggataataaaaaataaaaatgatcaaattcGAAGCATATGGAGTACTGTTCTAAGATGTATTTCTGTCTCTCAtgtagaaaaaattgaaaaaaccaTCTCAAGGTATGATCGAGATCTTCTGTCTGCGAGTATGACTGTGAAAGAGATTAATAAAGATTCTTTCAGCATCAAGAAAAATAAtcataaagaaaaatttaaagagaaaaagttagaagaaagagagggagaagcttGGATAGGTGTGAAAACTCAGGTCTCTAGAAAATTCTTCTATAGCCATCTAATATGATCGTTTATGATTGTTTGAGCTTTTATTAACCAATTAAAATAAAAAGCCCAATGATCAAAATCTTTAATAAGGAGCCCAacggtcagaaaataaaaattagattaaatacacATGGCCATTTGGGCTTTTACTAATCTATTAAGGTATGTAATTAGGAGCCCaacaatcagaaattaaaattatgataatgAAGAGATTAAAATATTGAAATGATAAGATTAAAAAACAAGGTTAAAATGCTTCAAGGAGAATTTtaggaaaattttgagtttttttgGATTTCCTCCAACAATCCCTCCcaaaactcaattttttttcaaaatcataaataaaaaatataatttcaagatGCTTATACTATGTAATGGGTAAGGTATCTTTATAAGAATGAACCTCACTTAGTgtacataatttttatttaaaaaaatcaaagtgAATCTGTGATGGCCCGATCCGAGTAAAAATTCCAGCCTAgaatcagccaaagcccaaacaaaaaaaaagaaaacagaggagaagaactcccgaagggagtcttcttcctcctctcgccggctcccaatcggagttggaaagagccccctccggctctatttaagaagGAGAACCCTCTTTtctccctctcatcgagaaattccGGAGCAAAACGGCagagatcgtcggaaaatcctcacggagacccgtccttgtgcccgtccaattgctcgccggaaaagcctcgccagcgtcggaggtaagcctcctccccttcctctcttctcccctttccttcccatgcctgtgtgcacgctcgccggcaatcggagtcgccgaattttgttgcggaagaaacttttatttttaccatttttccgacgttggtggtcaccgtcgaccaccggtttggccctcctcttatCATTGGGTCACCCTCCTCCTGCCGACAGCCGCCCCACGTCGGTTGTACCATcggtcggccagccaacaggggattgtgagatcccctgtttcggcccaaaggaacccacgggaagaaggaaggaaaagaaaaagaaaaagaaaagaagaagaaggaaaagaaaagaaaaagaaaagaaaaagaaggaaaagaaaagaaaaagaaaaagaaaaaaaaaaaaaagaagaaaaaaataatataataataatataataataataaataggattttcttctctctcttccgtgaagaaaaaaaaaaaaaaaaaaaagaaaaatgaaaaaaaaaaagaagaaagaaaaataaaataaattaattaataaataatgatataaataataaaatatgagaaagagagtttctctctctttcctctctttcttcagcctgaactagtattttctctctctagaattagactttctctctctactttctctctctagaatcctcctctagattatttctttctcctaagatttctagaattttgagaagaatgatgatgaatttaaataatcctcgtgatgga
Coding sequences within it:
- the LOC105060111 gene encoding guanine nucleotide-binding protein subunit beta, with the translated sequence MSVAELKERHIAATANVNALRERLKQRRQELLDTDVAGYAKSHGKTAIGFGSTDLVCCRTLQGHTGKVYSLDWTPERNRIVSASQDGRLIVWNALTSQKTHAIKLHCAWVMTCAFAPNGQSVACGGLDSACSIFNLNSQVDRDGNIPISRVLTGHKGYVSSCQFVPDQETRLITGSGDQTCVLWDVTTGQRISVFGGEFPSGHTADVFSVSINSSNSNMFVSGSCDATARLWDTRIASRAVRTYHGHEGDVNAVKFFPDGQRFGTGSDDGTCRLFDMRTGHQLQIYSQQLDNNDNEVPTVTSIAFSISGRLLFAGYSNGNCYVWDTLVAEVVLNLGALQNSHEGRISCLGLSADGSALCTGSWDKNLKIWAFGGHRRVI